TCGATATGAACATCAGCTAGTTCTTGCTCATGAAAAGGAGACAACTCATGGTACAACCCCATCAACATCGACTTCAGTTTCTCACCGGGAGACTTGTTGTGAGTCTCCCGGTGCTGATGCTCCATCATCGTCTTGATTAAGAACAATGGTATCTGATTTTCTACCATCACCAAATCACGAAGAATCGCCACGTGAGATAGCTTCTTTCCTGCCGCGTCCACCAAATGAGACATTTCGGATGCTACTCTCGCGAGACTCCGACCTTCTTGCTTCATGGAATACACCAAGAGAAACTCGAGTAAAAACGCCATGTCAACCGCCATCATCCACACCAATGCGTCACCCGACATGTCCAGAAACTTATGGTAACAAGCACGGATTCGAACCTCATCATGTTTCTTCATTATTTCCACGATACGTTCGAAGCTAACATTCATATATTTCTGTGTTCTTCGGGCAGCCGCAAGCTTGAACCTTTGCATGTCGTAGACCTCTGGGCGCCAGTGGTGGTATGGGCCTAACGCGACTTGTTGTGGGATGTAGCAATTAGGGTTGGTGTCGAGAAGCACTTTAGGGACGGTGAAGATACACACGGGAATTTTTCCGATTTGTTCATCGTCGTGTTCGACGATGGATTTACGCATGCCTTCAACCCATTTGTCTTCGTCGATGTTCACCTTGGAGAAACTGGATGAGGAAACCATGGCAGTGGAGTTGAATGATGAAGATTACGATGGTGTAGTGCATTAGccgtatacatatatatttatatatgcacACTAATAGAGTGGTTAATATAATAACACAATGTGATATGTATGATTGAATTTGAAAAGGGTAAAGAGGTTTCTAGAGTAGACTATATATGTGGACAAATGAGATGATCACACATGGTAAAGTAAAGGTTAATTTTTTAAGGGTAGAAATGATTAGTTGGTATGTTTTTCTTCATTTAGCTTTTAACCAAACAAATGAACTAATACCAACATTGAAGCAAATAACTTTTTATCATCATATTCGTTTATCAAGAAATATACATGTATGTGTATGTTTATATCCATTCGTTAATATTTTAAACAAGCGTAAATTAATGAACGTAAAGAGAGAAAATGAATAGGCATGCTAATAACCTAGACGTTTAGTTGAACGTTTAACGAGAagttcatttaagtttgtttgtttatttaatagATGGCTGAACATAAACAAATTTTTTTGTTCATTAATTAAATGATCAAATATGACCACTAACATCGTTCATCCATTTATGTCCGTAAACTTTTATGTATGTTCGTTAATggtcgttcatttatgtttgtgtaCATATCCTTTAAATACGTTTATTAGTAATTAGTAGTACGAATTAGACCATCATGCATCAACACATcaaccttttttttttaattttagtacCAACATTGGCTAATATTGACTAACAAATGAACGAACGAGCAAGGACATattcattttcttttgttctAATATTGTCTTTAATTTATGTGCATTTACGTTTGTTTACTTACACCTAACATGAAtattaatgaacgaacataacaAGCTAACATAGCAAAAAAATGTATCTGTTTAAGTGTTCGTGTTCATTACTTTGTTTTTTAAAACTTAAACGATTGAACATCTACAGGCCTCTTTTGTCTCTTTTGTGTTTGGTCAATTTGTACACAAGTAGAGTTATTAGTTTGTATGTTGAAGATGTTCAGCATGGCGAAACTGGATGAGGAAACCATGGCAAGTTAAGGAGTTGAATGTTGAAGATGAGGATGTTGTGTTGCCCTAGCCACATATATACACTAGTAGAGTTTTTAGTTTAATAACAACGTGatatatgtgtttgaatatagAATAGAAAAGTGGTTTCTAGAGTATATATGTGGACACATATAATTTGTTGGTGATGTAATCCAAGATTCCAAGACCAATATTGAAATGACCTAGGATATTCACACAATGGTAAAGCAAACTGAACTTTAGGCCTGTAAAGAAATCATGCACTGTGATAATTACGAACCTACTTTCGAACTTTAGGCCTGTAAAGAAATCATACAGTGTGATAATATACCAAGCTTACAAGACAAATACAAGGGATATGACAATTTACACAATCATTGGAATGTACACTAATACATATTTTACAAGATACCTTAAATTGAAATCTACCTaaaagttaaaacataaacaaaattcaAGAGTCAAAATAGATAATAAATTTAGACATACACACACAGACGAGACACATTTACAGTCACAAGTAATTAATTGGGCGAGGCTAGACTTACCTTTCATGTTTTTTTTACATTGAGTAAAAACCATATAGGTGTGGTACGTTTAGCACAACTCTGTGGTTTCATTCCGATCCTCCTTGGATATCTGGGAGCGTATGAAAGATACGAGAACAAGTATACACGGAGCAGAATGATTGTAATCCCGTCAATAATAACATAAATAACGCAGCAAAAATCGTTAAGAATTTCCAAGATCCAAACACATATTTGTTCATGAAATTCGCAATTTTCACCCGCCATGTTTTACTATACCTCGTGTTAACATCTTCGATCACTTTATCCATCTTCGGCACTTTCGTCAATTTCACACATTTACTCATTCCATTCCACAAATCCGCAGCCTCTTTATCACTCTTCAAATGGTTCAAAACTATCCCTCTTTCTCGCAAATACTTTGCATCTTCTTCCGTGTCGATTATCCCATTCATCAACTCAGTGTAACGAGCCAACACCAATGGTCCCGCTGCTACACAAGCTTCGTACGCCACCAAGTTTCTCAAATAAACCTCTGTGTTCACATCTAGATCAATCACCGGGAGGTAAAGTGTAGATGTTATGTTATCAAAACTCATATCTAATATCCCCCCGTTAACGGGTGAGAAAAGGATTCCAGCTTTTACTAGTTCCGTAACTGAAGGGATTTTGATCTCTTCAATCGTTGGCGCCTTCGGCTCGCCACTTGCATCTTTTTCTTTCTCCTCTCCTTCACCGTTAAACTTCTCGAGCATTCGCTCCATGGGTTCTTTCATGAGTTTGAGTAGAGGAAGATTAGATATGATCTTCCATGGTAATTTCATCAACAAAGTCATAGGCCtcccaaaaatgagtttcttgaaAAGCCTTACTAATCCTGCGTTTGATTTCGAGAGGAGGTTCCATATGTAATTCATAACTTTTCGAACTTCACTTTTTTTTGCGAAagtttcttcttctttttccccTCCATCTGGTAACTCGATGATTTGTTCGTTTTCAATGTCAATCTCAGCCTGATATTACAGAGAATATATTAGTTAGAGTTTATTGTGTATTTATTGATCAGTTATTTGTAAAGGTGAAAGTAGGTTATAATAAGAAAAAACACTAAAATTGACACTAAAATGTACTCCAGGTTCttgaaaaaaaaacaaccaaatcAATCAGAGACGgtcctgagaattcgtgtacaatattcgagctcgaaaaaacgtgccattaagccttaacgaaattgagtattgggctcactaaagatTTAAACCTAGTGTCAATAAACGTGAAAATTGAGTATTGGGCAGGCTCACACGAGGGTTTCATGGTCGGCCCTGAGGGTGAGTGGGGGGACCACCGGTGGCCGACCCTGATTGATAACCATCTGGGAGGACCTGGCCGATTTTACACGTTTATTCAGGGCCGGCCATGAAATCAATAAACGTGTAAAATCGGCTAGGGCTTAGCTGTTAATTCAGACTTAGCCTTTGCTTTTACATGTGTTGCCTTTAATTTGATTGGTTTGATTGATTAGCCAGAAATGAAAATGTCTATTTTGTCGTGGCTAAAATTTTAACGTTTAGTTTTGTAGCTTTTTTTTGTTAACATGTCCATTCATATGACTTTATTATATAAGAAAACATAACTAAATATTACCctctatttttttttgttaacatgTCCATTCGTATGACTTTATTATATAGGAAACATAACTAAATATTACCCtctataataattataattatataacaatcaagcataaaaaaatatattatctcTAGTACCTCCATGATTCCGAGTTCCTTGTTGTTGGGCACGGTCATGTGGTAAAGAAAGTCGAGAAGATGATCACAGTCATTGATGTCAACATCCGGCAACTGTTGTTCATGAAACGGAGTGAGCTCCTGGTACAACCCCATGAGCATTGTCTTCAACGTCTCATCAGCTGACTTCACTTGACCACCTGTTAATTTCCTTAACTGGTGTTCCATCATCGTCCTGATTAAAAACAAGGGTATCTGATTCTCCACCATCACCACATCTCGAAGAATCGCCATATGAGACAGCTTCTTCCCTGTAACATCCACCACATGAGACATAGATGATGTAACTTTCTCAAGAACCCGACCTTCTTCTTTCATGGCGTACACTTGAAGGAATTCGAGTAAAAACGCCATGTCAACTGCCATCATCCACACCAACGCGTCAGCGGACATATCAAGAAACTTGTGATAGCAAGCTCGAATTCTAGCCTCGTCGTCTTTCTTCATTATCTCAACGATTCGTTCGAAGCTCACATTCATATATTTTTGTGTTCTTCTTGCGGCAGCAAGCTTGTACCTTGTTAGATACAAGTCGATAAATATATTAGTTAGGATTTTTACCTTTGTTATTAGAAGATACTAATGTTTGGTTACATTTCTTCTATTATTATCCTTATTGTATAGCTATATATAGTtgattaataatatataataactcATGGGGTATTCATTGTACATATACATGTACCTTTGCATGTCGTAGACCTCTGGGCGCCAATGGTGGAAAGGGCCTAACGCGACTTGTTGTGGGATGTAGGATTCGGGGTCAGTGGCAAGAAGTACTTGAGGGACTGTGAAGATACATACGGGAATTTTGCCAATCATTTCATCGTCGTGTTCAACCATGGATTTACGCATGTTTTCAACCCATTCGTCTTCATCGATGTTCATTTTAGAGAACGAGTATGAGTTGCTAGAGAGTGATTTGGTAGCCATAGTGACAAGAATGGTTAATGGTGTTTTAGTGTTTTCTATGCTTAAAACACATGATGGGTCTTATAGAGGACATAACGTTGATTTAGGGTTTACATATTTACATATTTTATTGACCACGTGAAGAATAATGTATATAAGGAAACACAATATATGTTATCATGTAGGTTCACATGATGGGACAACTGTGACAGCAAGCAAAAATTTAATAATTGGTTTGATGAATCAATGTGATATAATGATGTTTCATTTTATTAACGTACACCTTGTTAATTATTGTTTTGATGAATTAATTGATATAATGATGTTTCATTTTATTAACACCTTGTTAATTGTGATTTGGAATAATCACATGACGACCTATAACTTATATCGTATATATCAACGTCGACCACATCACCTTAATTTTTATCTTAAACGATGTTAACTAAAAGTTCCCTTGCCAAAAGACACACTTCTCCCTACACTTTGCACTTATGGGTAAAGCGGGGCGGAGTGAGTTCAGTATAGAGTGGGAAGGAAACAGAGAAGGCTGAGGTGTAAGCTATGATAGAGAAACAACAAGATGgagagaacacaataacgaaaaCACCGTACCATCCCGAATTGGAGGAAATCCACCAACGGGATGGAGAGGAGCAGGATGGGAGCTAGCAAAAGTTGAGGTGGAAGCTGACATGAAGAAAACAGCAGGACAGAGAGACCACAACAACGGGAACATCATCCCGAATTGGAGAAAACACAAAGAAGGAAATGATGCACCAACGGGATGGAGAGAAGCGGGATGCTAGACATCGACTCTGTCCACCCTTAGGATGAAAATCGTGTTAGATTAATTTTAT
This is a stretch of genomic DNA from Helianthus annuus cultivar XRQ/B chromosome 16, HanXRQr2.0-SUNRISE, whole genome shotgun sequence. It encodes these proteins:
- the LOC110918074 gene encoding putative UPF0481 protein At3g02645 gives rise to the protein MATKSLSSNSYSFSKMNIDEDEWVENMRKSMVEHDDEMIGKIPVCIFTVPQVLLATDPESYIPQQVALGPFHHWRPEVYDMQRYKLAAARRTQKYMNVSFERIVEIMKKDDEARIRACYHKFLDMSADALVWMMAVDMAFLLEFLQVYAMKEEGRVLEKVTSSMSHVVDVTGKKLSHMAILRDVVMVENQIPLFLIRTMMEHQLRKLTGGQVKSADETLKTMLMGLYQELTPFHEQQLPDVDINDCDHLLDFLYHMTVPNNKELGIMEAEIDIENEQIIELPDGGEKEEETFAKKSEVRKVMNYIWNLLSKSNAGLVRLFKKLIFGRPMTLLMKLPWKIISNLPLLKLMKEPMERMLEKFNGEGEEKEKDASGEPKAPTIEEIKIPSVTELVKAGILFSPVNGGILDMSFDNITSTLYLPVIDLDVNTEVYLRNLVAYEACVAAGPLVLARYTELMNGIIDTEEDAKYLRERGIVLNHLKSDKEAADLWNGMSKCVKLTKVPKMDKVIEDVNTRYSKTWRVKIANFMNKYVFGSWKFLTIFAALFMLLLTGLQSFCSVYTCSRIFHTLPDIQGGSE